A genome region from Labrys wisconsinensis includes the following:
- a CDS encoding ATP-dependent helicase, translated as MAALEARLPTRGDLLATLNEGQRRAVVHGIGTGLPPGPLLVIAGAGSGKTNTLAHRVSNLIVHGADPRRMLLLTFSRRAAAEMTRRVERIAAQAMGADGEALSAGLTWAGTFHAVGARLLRDYAALIGLDPGFTIHDREDSADLMNLARQELGLASRESRFPTKGTCLAIYSRVVNAQAELAEVLRAAFPWCAAWQEALRGLFAAYVEAKQANNVLDYDDLLLWWAQMTAEPAIAAEIGGRFDHVFVDEYQDTNRLQAAILLALKPDGSGLTVVGDDAQSIYSFRAATVRNILDFPGHFSPPAAIVTLERNYRSTEPILAAANAVIALAAERFTKTLWSDRPSAQKPRLVTVPDETGQAAYVAGRVLENREAGTALRQQAVLFRASSHSGPLEVELVRRNIPFVKYGGLKFLDAAHVKDVLAVLRWAQNPRDRVAGFRVLQILPGIGPTGAARILDAVAEDPAADLAATEPPARAAADWPAFAAMAGHLRSRASPWPAEIEQVRLWYEPHLERIHEDPVTRRADLLQLEQIAGSYATRERFLTELTLDPPDATSDESGPPDRDEDYLILSTIHSAKGQEWRSVFVLNAIDGCIPSDLGVGEVAAIEEERRLLYVAMTRARDDLDLVMPQRFFVHQQAARGDRHVYASRTRFIPAAILDRFEQAAWPAARPSPHAGSATAARAPVDIGARMRGMWK; from the coding sequence ATGGCTGCACTCGAAGCGCGTCTGCCGACCCGCGGGGATCTCCTTGCCACGCTGAACGAAGGCCAGCGGCGCGCCGTCGTGCACGGCATCGGCACGGGCTTGCCGCCCGGGCCGCTGCTGGTCATCGCCGGCGCCGGCTCGGGCAAGACCAACACGCTCGCCCACCGGGTGTCGAACCTGATCGTCCACGGCGCCGATCCGCGGCGGATGCTGCTGCTGACCTTCTCGCGCCGGGCGGCGGCCGAGATGACCCGGCGGGTCGAGCGCATCGCGGCGCAGGCCATGGGCGCCGACGGCGAGGCACTGAGCGCAGGCCTCACCTGGGCCGGCACCTTCCACGCCGTCGGCGCCCGGCTGCTGCGCGACTATGCCGCCCTGATCGGCCTCGACCCCGGCTTCACCATCCACGACCGCGAGGATTCCGCCGACCTGATGAACCTGGCGCGCCAGGAGCTCGGCCTCGCCAGCCGCGAGAGCCGCTTCCCGACCAAGGGCACCTGCCTGGCCATCTATTCGCGCGTGGTCAACGCCCAGGCCGAGCTCGCCGAGGTGCTGCGCGCCGCCTTTCCCTGGTGCGCCGCCTGGCAGGAGGCGCTGCGCGGCCTGTTCGCCGCCTATGTCGAGGCCAAGCAGGCCAACAACGTGCTCGACTATGACGACCTCTTGCTCTGGTGGGCGCAGATGACGGCCGAGCCGGCCATCGCCGCCGAGATCGGCGGGCGCTTCGACCATGTCTTCGTCGACGAGTACCAGGACACCAACCGCCTGCAGGCCGCGATCCTCCTGGCCCTGAAGCCGGACGGAAGCGGCCTCACCGTGGTCGGCGACGACGCGCAGTCGATCTATTCCTTCCGCGCCGCCACGGTGCGCAACATCCTCGACTTTCCCGGCCATTTCAGCCCGCCGGCCGCCATCGTCACGCTGGAGCGCAACTATCGCTCCACCGAGCCGATCCTGGCCGCCGCCAATGCGGTGATCGCGCTCGCCGCCGAGCGCTTCACCAAGACCCTCTGGTCGGATCGCCCCTCGGCGCAAAAGCCGCGGCTGGTCACGGTGCCTGATGAGACGGGGCAGGCCGCCTATGTCGCCGGGCGCGTGCTGGAGAACCGCGAGGCCGGCACGGCGCTGCGCCAGCAGGCGGTGCTGTTCCGCGCCTCCAGCCATAGCGGGCCGCTCGAGGTCGAGCTGGTGCGCCGCAACATCCCCTTCGTGAAATATGGCGGCCTGAAGTTCCTCGACGCAGCCCATGTCAAGGACGTGCTCGCCGTGCTGCGCTGGGCCCAGAACCCGCGCGACCGGGTGGCCGGGTTCCGCGTGCTGCAGATCCTGCCGGGCATCGGCCCGACGGGCGCGGCGCGCATCCTCGACGCCGTGGCCGAGGATCCGGCGGCCGACCTCGCCGCGACCGAGCCCCCCGCCCGCGCGGCGGCGGACTGGCCCGCCTTCGCGGCAATGGCCGGGCATCTCAGATCGCGGGCCAGCCCCTGGCCGGCGGAGATCGAGCAGGTCCGCCTCTGGTACGAGCCGCATCTGGAGCGCATCCACGAGGACCCGGTGACGCGGCGGGCCGACCTGCTGCAGCTCGAGCAGATCGCTGGCAGCTATGCCACGCGCGAACGCTTCCTCACCGAGCTCACCCTCGATCCGCCCGATGCGACCAGCGACGAATCCGGCCCGCCCGACCGCGACGAGGACTATCTCATCCTCTCGACCATCCATTCGGCCAAGGGCCAGGAATGGCGCTCGGTCTTCGTGCTCAACGCCATCGACGGCTGCATCCCCTCCGATCTCGGGGTGGGCGAGGTTGCCGCCATCGAGGAGGAGCGCCGCCTGCTCTATGTGGCGATGACGCGGGCCAGGGACGACCTCGACCTCGTCATGCCGCAGCGCTTCTTCGTGCACCAGCAGGCGGCCCGCGGCGACCGCCACGTCTATGCCAGCCGCACCCGCTTCATCCCGGCCGCCATCCTCGACCGCTTCGAGCAGGCGGCGTGGCCGGCGGCCCGGCCTTCGCCGCATGCCGGCTCGGCGACGGCCGCCCGTGCCCCGGTCGACATCGGCGCGCGCATGCGCGGCATGTGGAAGTAG
- a CDS encoding MarR family winged helix-turn-helix transcriptional regulator, with amino-acid sequence MVSTENVQNTHINAQLRRLHGAVLDIVAVMNRPQRDEVLIREAGIRLDRALFPLLVGIERLGPVGVVELADRVGRDHTTVSRQVAKLESLGLVQRRAGAADRRVREAVIAPQGKAMTDRIDAARERLGRAIFATWATEDIDALVRLMRRFADTLVEEPPAGGPAAPEE; translated from the coding sequence CGCCGGCTGCACGGGGCGGTGCTCGACATCGTCGCGGTGATGAACCGGCCGCAGCGCGACGAGGTGCTGATCCGCGAGGCCGGCATCCGGCTCGACCGGGCGCTGTTCCCGCTGCTGGTCGGCATCGAGCGCCTGGGGCCGGTCGGCGTGGTCGAGCTGGCCGACCGGGTCGGACGCGACCACACCACCGTCAGCCGCCAGGTCGCCAAGCTGGAGAGCCTCGGCCTGGTGCAGCGCCGGGCGGGCGCCGCCGACCGCCGCGTGCGCGAGGCGGTGATCGCCCCGCAGGGCAAGGCGATGACCGACCGCATCGATGCGGCGCGCGAGCGGCTCGGCCGCGCCATCTTCGCGACCTGGGCGACGGAGGATATCGACGCGCTGGTGCGCCTCATGCGCCGCTTCGCCGATACCCTGGTCGAGGAGCCGCCGGCCGGCGGCCCGGCCGCACCGGAGGAATAG